The following proteins come from a genomic window of Nocardioides albertanoniae:
- a CDS encoding ABC transporter permease subunit, giving the protein MPSFFATVSSEWTKLWSVRSTWWCLVGATALMAIYAVPLGFDAAEPNPELSHADQLLHVEDVATAGLLFTQFALIALALLTVTSEYASGSMRTTLQCEPRRGQVLAAKLVVVEVVALASGALLAFLGAGLGYLTAGDYGVFDVSAVAEVAGRVSVYLGVVVALAVGLAVGLRSTAGALVVAFLALFLLPMVLIMSGMDLMTDVSFYLPGTAGTEYLGIGIATLFGLSDELPYGRNGGLGLLATWAAVTLLAGFVVFRRRDA; this is encoded by the coding sequence ATGCCGAGCTTCTTCGCGACGGTCTCCTCGGAGTGGACCAAGCTCTGGTCGGTGCGCTCGACCTGGTGGTGCCTGGTCGGCGCGACCGCGCTGATGGCGATCTACGCGGTGCCGCTCGGCTTCGATGCGGCCGAGCCCAACCCGGAGCTGTCCCATGCCGACCAGCTGCTCCACGTCGAGGACGTCGCCACCGCGGGGCTGCTGTTCACCCAGTTCGCCCTGATCGCCCTGGCCCTGCTGACGGTGACCTCGGAGTATGCCTCCGGCAGCATGCGCACGACGCTGCAGTGCGAGCCCCGGCGCGGGCAGGTGCTGGCCGCGAAGCTCGTCGTCGTCGAGGTGGTCGCCCTGGCCTCCGGGGCATTGCTCGCCTTCCTCGGCGCCGGCCTCGGCTACCTGACCGCCGGTGACTACGGCGTCTTCGACGTCTCCGCGGTGGCCGAGGTGGCCGGCCGGGTCAGTGTCTACCTGGGCGTGGTCGTCGCGCTGGCCGTCGGGCTCGCGGTGGGGCTGCGCAGCACCGCCGGGGCGCTCGTGGTGGCCTTCCTGGCGCTGTTCCTGCTGCCGATGGTGCTGATCATGAGCGGGATGGACCTGATGACCGACGTCTCGTTCTACCTGCCGGGCACCGCGGGCACCGAATACCTCGGCATCGGGATCGCCACCCTCTTCGGGCTCTCCGACGAGCTGCCCTACGGGCGCAACGGCGGCCTCGGGCTCCTGGCCACCTGGGCGGCGGTCACTCTGCTGGCGGGCTTCGTGGTGTTCCGCAGACGGGACGCCTGA
- a CDS encoding glycosyltransferase family 2 protein has translation MPGSKRVAAVVVTFNRLELLQPLLERLDVVADLDEVIVIDNASTDGTSQWLADLDGAARSVPVLAHTLERNSGGAGGFHDGLELAIERGADLVWLMDDDGMPDPECLALLLKQTDLDFWGPLVVDEGDPGRLVFPIRLPGRSKVVHQLHDVEQAATDGLIKDIVIPFNGVLVTRDLVERIGYPRAEFFIWGDDHEYRLRAERAGARIATVVGAQVRHPAVGDLGTPMAWGRATYNHTPSDLKHYCMARNNLLNLRDYRGWPFALAFVAKTLWFYLLTKPQPSRIWLSMQAWRAAIRGDFSGHERFLR, from the coding sequence GTGCCAGGGAGCAAACGTGTCGCCGCCGTCGTGGTGACCTTCAACCGTCTCGAGCTGCTGCAGCCTCTGCTGGAGCGGCTCGACGTGGTCGCCGACCTCGATGAGGTCATCGTCATCGACAACGCCTCCACCGACGGCACCTCCCAGTGGCTCGCCGATCTCGACGGCGCGGCGCGGAGCGTTCCGGTGCTCGCGCACACCCTCGAACGCAACAGCGGCGGCGCCGGCGGTTTCCACGACGGCCTCGAGCTGGCGATCGAGCGTGGCGCCGACCTGGTCTGGCTGATGGACGACGACGGCATGCCCGACCCCGAGTGCCTGGCTCTGCTGCTCAAGCAGACCGATCTCGACTTCTGGGGCCCGCTGGTGGTCGACGAGGGCGACCCCGGTCGTCTCGTGTTCCCGATCCGGCTCCCGGGCCGCTCCAAGGTCGTGCACCAGCTGCACGATGTCGAGCAGGCCGCCACCGACGGTCTGATCAAGGACATCGTGATCCCGTTCAACGGCGTGCTGGTCACCCGTGACCTCGTCGAGCGGATCGGCTACCCGCGTGCGGAGTTCTTCATCTGGGGCGACGACCACGAGTACCGGCTCCGGGCCGAGCGTGCCGGGGCGCGGATCGCGACCGTCGTCGGCGCCCAGGTGCGCCACCCGGCCGTGGGTGATCTCGGCACCCCGATGGCGTGGGGGAGAGCGACGTACAACCACACGCCCAGCGACCTGAAGCACTACTGCATGGCGCGCAACAACCTGCTCAACCTGCGCGACTACCGAGGGTGGCCCTTCGCTTTGGCTTTCGTGGCGAAGACCCTATGGTTCTACCTGCTCACCAAGCCCCAGCCGAGCCGGATCTGGCTGTCGATGCAGGCATGGCGAGCAGCCATCCGGGGGGACTTCAGTGGACACGAGAGGTTCCTTCGTTGA
- a CDS encoding ABC transporter ATP-binding protein, producing the protein MITLDHLTKRYGATTAVDDLTLQIEPGRVTGFLGPNGAGKSTTMRMILGLDRPTSGTATIDGRPYVSLRRPLREVGALLDAKAAHPGRRLRTHLVAMARSNSIPVARVDEVLERVGLAGVARRRAGNLSLGMSQRLGIAGVLLGDPRVMLFDEPVNGLDPDGVLWIRQLLRSLAAEGRTVLVSSHLMSEMQQTADHLVVMGRGRLLADSSMASFVAGHGSLEEAYFRLTAGSVEYSGRSGPRGDQHGTEVA; encoded by the coding sequence ATGATCACTCTGGACCACCTGACCAAGAGATACGGGGCGACCACCGCGGTCGACGATCTCACCCTGCAGATAGAGCCCGGGCGCGTCACCGGGTTCCTCGGCCCCAACGGCGCCGGCAAGTCCACGACGATGCGGATGATCCTCGGCCTGGACCGGCCGACGTCGGGCACCGCCACCATCGACGGCCGCCCCTACGTCTCGCTGCGGCGTCCGCTGCGCGAGGTAGGCGCACTGCTGGACGCCAAGGCGGCGCACCCCGGTCGCCGGCTGCGTACGCATCTGGTGGCGATGGCGCGGAGCAACTCGATCCCGGTGGCCCGGGTCGACGAGGTGCTCGAGCGGGTCGGCCTGGCCGGGGTCGCCCGGCGACGGGCCGGCAACCTGTCGCTCGGGATGAGCCAGCGGCTCGGGATCGCGGGCGTGCTGCTGGGCGACCCGCGCGTCATGCTCTTCGACGAGCCGGTCAACGGTCTCGACCCCGACGGGGTGCTGTGGATCCGCCAGCTGCTGAGGTCGCTCGCCGCGGAGGGGCGAACGGTGCTCGTTTCCAGCCACCTGATGAGCGAGATGCAGCAGACCGCCGACCACCTGGTCGTGATGGGCCGGGGCCGACTGCTCGCGGACTCCTCGATGGCCTCGTTCGTCGCCGGTCACGGGTCGCTCGAGGAGGCGTACTTCCGGCTGACCGCCGGGAGCGTGGAGTATTCGGGCCGAAGCGGACCCCGAGGCGACCAGCACGGGACGGAGGTCGCCTGA
- a CDS encoding LCP family protein codes for MPTAQRPDRGAPPPAPPRGGYDRPLPQPGQIAPTPGYDQGYNQGYGQQGYPQQGYGQQGGWSQPSEYGGGNGGYGGPGDGYGGRGGRGGRGPRPKKRHPFRRFVAILMIPVLILVGAIAWIGISAWNKVDKVPYEPTAGERPADQPGTTYLIVASDSREGLTKAEKNKLHTGDAAGSRTDTIKLMHTGAGKTIVVTIPRDSPVDIPGHGKTKINSAFAYGGPELLTQTIEQNTGVRIDGYVEIGMGGLARLVDGVGGVEICPKQNMKDDLAGLDVKKGCQDADGATALAYARSRHVESTGDLARGVNQTEVISGIGKKMTDPTTVLNPFKLAEMGKGAEGLKVGKGMSVIGGAKFAWAFKALAGGSAKTCGVPIVGMSTEWDRERALTMFGHIKEDSVDQMPGDICTPTGLPKSVTG; via the coding sequence ATGCCGACGGCCCAGCGCCCCGATCGAGGTGCGCCTCCCCCTGCACCGCCGCGTGGCGGTTATGACCGCCCGCTGCCGCAGCCTGGGCAGATCGCGCCCACGCCCGGCTACGACCAGGGCTACAACCAGGGCTACGGGCAACAGGGTTATCCGCAACAGGGCTATGGGCAGCAGGGCGGTTGGAGCCAGCCGAGCGAGTACGGCGGCGGCAACGGGGGCTACGGCGGCCCGGGCGATGGCTACGGCGGCCGCGGGGGCCGCGGTGGGCGTGGCCCCCGGCCGAAGAAGCGGCACCCGTTCCGCCGGTTCGTCGCCATCTTGATGATCCCGGTGCTGATCCTGGTCGGCGCGATCGCATGGATCGGCATCAGCGCGTGGAACAAGGTCGACAAGGTGCCCTACGAGCCGACCGCCGGCGAGCGGCCCGCCGACCAGCCCGGCACCACCTACCTCATCGTGGCCAGCGACTCCCGCGAAGGCCTGACCAAGGCGGAGAAGAACAAGCTGCACACCGGCGACGCCGCCGGCAGCCGCACCGACACGATCAAGCTGATGCACACCGGTGCCGGCAAGACGATCGTGGTCACCATCCCGCGTGACTCTCCCGTCGACATCCCCGGCCACGGCAAGACCAAGATCAACTCAGCCTTCGCCTACGGCGGCCCCGAGCTGCTGACCCAGACGATCGAGCAGAACACCGGCGTACGCATCGACGGCTACGTCGAGATCGGCATGGGCGGCCTCGCCCGGCTGGTCGACGGCGTCGGCGGCGTCGAGATCTGCCCGAAGCAGAACATGAAGGACGACCTGGCCGGCCTCGACGTCAAGAAGGGCTGCCAGGACGCCGACGGCGCGACCGCGCTGGCCTACGCGCGCTCGCGCCACGTGGAGAGCACCGGAGACCTGGCGCGAGGCGTCAACCAGACCGAGGTCATCTCCGGCATCGGGAAGAAGATGACCGACCCGACCACCGTCCTCAACCCGTTCAAGCTCGCCGAGATGGGCAAGGGCGCCGAGGGCCTCAAGGTCGGCAAGGGCATGAGCGTCATCGGTGGCGCGAAGTTCGCGTGGGCGTTCAAGGCGCTCGCCGGTGGCTCCGCGAAGACCTGCGGTGTGCCGATCGTCGGCATGAGCACCGAGTGGGACCGCGAACGTGCGCTGACGATGTTCGGTCACATCAAGGAAGACAGCGTCGACCAGATGCCGGGCGACATCTGCACCCCGACCGGTCTGCCGAAGAGCGTCACCGGCTGA
- a CDS encoding LCP family protein — MADQNYRPQRTAAERASRVRFRRAMALLLITLLLPGSAQLVAGNRRVGRIAIWTVLGLGVTAGLVFLISLLWHGLVFRLGTTPWLLGLFRLALIAGAIAWAALFVDAWRLGRPLELDLKQRRIVVAINGALAFSVAATMIFGAHLVGVHKGMVEAIFSGAEAAEAHNGRFNVLLAGADGDSGKTRWGLRPDSLTVASIDAVTGRTVLIGLPRNMQNFTFDDGSPMDKKFPRGFDCDGCYLNGVSTWAEDHKDLYKDEDKPGMAATIDAVEGITDLQISYYAMVDLDGFQKIVDAIGGVTMNVRQPIPVGIPSDKFYTHIQPGTKKLDGWETLWYARARHDSDDYSRMARQKCVMNAILEQTSPADVVRHYQDVAKATGSTITTTVPPSEIERFSALALKAKSQKISTLSLVPPLVDSADPDMSEVHGLVHDAVKKATPKKEEVFEEPGGGDDGETKAPAKNDGVKAQATGGSKADGSDDDSPVTGGAKGSRNKGYQANETDDLASAC; from the coding sequence ATGGCTGACCAGAACTACCGGCCCCAACGTACGGCCGCAGAACGCGCCTCTCGCGTGCGGTTCCGCCGTGCGATGGCGCTGCTGCTGATCACACTGCTCCTGCCCGGCTCGGCCCAGCTCGTCGCCGGCAACCGCAGGGTCGGCCGGATCGCGATCTGGACCGTCCTCGGCCTCGGCGTCACCGCCGGGCTGGTCTTCCTCATCTCCCTGCTCTGGCACGGCCTGGTCTTCCGGCTCGGCACGACCCCGTGGCTGCTCGGTCTCTTCCGGCTCGCGCTGATCGCCGGCGCCATCGCCTGGGCCGCGCTCTTCGTCGACGCCTGGCGCCTGGGCCGGCCGCTCGAGCTCGACCTCAAGCAGCGCCGCATCGTGGTCGCGATCAACGGCGCGCTGGCGTTCTCGGTGGCCGCGACCATGATCTTCGGCGCCCACCTGGTCGGCGTGCACAAGGGCATGGTCGAGGCGATCTTCTCCGGCGCCGAGGCCGCCGAGGCCCACAACGGCCGCTTCAACGTGCTGCTCGCGGGTGCCGACGGCGACAGCGGCAAGACCCGCTGGGGGCTGCGGCCCGACTCGCTCACGGTCGCCTCCATCGACGCCGTCACCGGACGCACCGTGCTGATCGGCCTGCCTCGCAACATGCAGAACTTCACCTTCGACGACGGTTCGCCGATGGACAAGAAGTTCCCGCGTGGGTTCGACTGCGACGGCTGCTACCTCAACGGCGTGAGCACCTGGGCGGAGGACCACAAGGACCTCTACAAGGACGAGGACAAGCCCGGCATGGCCGCCACCATCGACGCGGTCGAGGGCATCACCGACCTGCAGATCAGCTACTACGCGATGGTCGACCTCGACGGCTTCCAGAAGATCGTCGACGCCATCGGCGGGGTCACCATGAACGTACGCCAGCCGATCCCGGTCGGCATCCCGTCCGACAAGTTCTATACCCATATCCAGCCCGGCACGAAGAAGCTCGACGGCTGGGAGACGCTCTGGTACGCCCGAGCCCGCCACGACTCCGACGACTACTCCCGGATGGCCCGTCAGAAGTGCGTCATGAACGCGATCCTGGAGCAGACCAGTCCCGCCGACGTCGTACGCCACTACCAGGACGTCGCGAAGGCGACCGGCTCCACGATCACCACCACCGTGCCGCCGAGCGAGATCGAGCGCTTCTCCGCGCTGGCGCTGAAGGCCAAGTCGCAGAAGATCTCGACGCTCTCGCTGGTGCCGCCGCTGGTGGACAGTGCCGACCCCGACATGTCCGAGGTGCACGGCCTGGTGCACGACGCGGTGAAGAAGGCCACACCGAAGAAGGAAGAGGTCTTCGAGGAGCCGGGTGGCGGCGACGACGGCGAGACCAAGGCACCCGCGAAGAACGACGGTGTCAAGGCGCAGGCCACCGGCGGCTCGAAGGCCGACGGCTCCGACGACGACAGCCCCGTCACCGGCGGAGCGAAGGGATCGCGCAACAAGGGCTACCAGGCCAACGAGACCGACGACCTCGCCTCGGCGTGCTGA
- a CDS encoding glycosyltransferase: MSTTRETVAIVVVTYNRADMLRGLLDGLTKLDQPADAVIVVNNASTDHTSQVLAEAITPNLQVIDSPENLGGAGGFHLGSKAAVEQGWDRLYLIDDDVVPAHDCLEVLLAQDEDCLFSVREDRNGNLIELAALKFDLRNPLAIKPKTASVMDTYPTREAMPERVPVENVAFEGFMIRRTVLEEIGLPDPSYFIFYDDVDLAIRARRAGRTIWAQRDAVLVRQLDFSQQHDLAGWKGFYMYRNLFVVHLRYGENVLVRLKPWLITAAVVLLSPLRGGKHEAVNVIKALFAARGMRTPSRSSTVPSA, translated from the coding sequence TTGAGCACCACCCGTGAGACGGTCGCGATCGTCGTCGTCACCTACAACCGCGCCGACATGCTGCGCGGGCTGCTCGACGGGCTCACCAAGCTCGACCAGCCCGCCGACGCCGTCATCGTGGTCAACAACGCGTCGACCGACCACACCAGCCAGGTGCTCGCCGAGGCGATCACGCCCAACCTCCAGGTCATCGACAGCCCGGAGAACCTCGGCGGAGCCGGCGGCTTCCACCTCGGCTCCAAGGCCGCGGTCGAGCAGGGCTGGGACCGCCTCTACCTGATCGACGACGACGTCGTCCCCGCCCACGACTGCCTCGAGGTGCTGCTCGCGCAGGACGAGGACTGCCTCTTCTCCGTACGCGAGGACCGCAACGGCAACCTGATCGAGCTGGCGGCCCTGAAGTTCGACCTGCGCAACCCGCTGGCGATCAAGCCCAAGACCGCCTCGGTCATGGACACCTACCCGACCCGGGAGGCCATGCCCGAGCGGGTGCCGGTGGAGAACGTCGCCTTCGAGGGCTTCATGATCCGCCGCACCGTCCTGGAGGAGATCGGGCTCCCCGACCCCTCCTACTTCATCTTCTACGACGACGTGGACCTGGCCATCCGGGCCCGCCGCGCCGGGCGCACGATCTGGGCCCAGCGCGACGCGGTGCTCGTGCGGCAGCTCGACTTCAGCCAGCAGCACGACCTGGCCGGCTGGAAGGGCTTCTACATGTATCGCAACCTGTTCGTCGTTCACCTCCGCTACGGCGAGAACGTCCTCGTACGTCTCAAGCCCTGGCTCATCACCGCGGCTGTGGTCCTCCTCAGCCCGCTGCGTGGCGGCAAGCACGAAGCCGTCAACGTGATCAAGGCGCTGTTCGCGGCGCGGGGCATGCGCACCCCGTCGAGATCCAGCACCGTCCCGTCTGCCTGA